One Aythya fuligula isolate bAytFul2 chromosome W, bAytFul2.pri, whole genome shotgun sequence genomic window carries:
- the LOC116501423 gene encoding olfactory receptor 14C36-like, translating to MPNISSVSEFLLLAFADTRELQLLHFALFLGIYLAALLGNGLILSAVACDHRLHTPMYFFLLNLALLDLGCISTTLPKAMANALWDTRAISYQGCAAQVFFFVFLIVAEFSLLTAMAYDRYVAICKPLHYGSLVGSRACAQMAAAAWGSGFLTAVLHTANTFSLPLCYGNVVDQFFCEIPHILKLSCSNTYLREVRALVFSVFLAFGCFIFILVSYVQIFRAVLSIPSEQGKHKAFSTCLPHLAVVSLFISTAIFAYLKPPSISSPSLDLVVAFLYSMVPPVVNPLIYSMRNQELKNAVRKLFPYLLL from the coding sequence ATGCCCAACATCAGCTCTGTGAgcgagttcctcctgctggcattcgcagacacgcgtgagctgcagctcctgcacttcgcgctcttcctgggcatctacctggctgccctcctgggcaacggcctcatcctcagtgccgtagcctgcgaccaccgcctccacacccccatgtacttcttcctcctcaacctcgccctccttgacctgggctgcatctccaccactctgcccaaagccatggccaatgccctctgggacaccagggccatctcctatcaaggGTGTGCTGCTCAGgtcttcttttttgtcttcttgatTGTAGCAGAGTTTTCCCTTCTCACTGCCATGGCCTAcgaccgctacgttgccatctgcaagcccctgcactacgggagcctcgtgggcagcagagcttgtgcccagatggcagcagctgcctggggcagtggctttctcactgctgtcctgcacacggccaacacattttccctgcccctctgctatGGCAATGttgtggaccagttcttctgtgaaatcccccacatCCTCAAGCTCTCTTGCTCAAATACCTACCTCAGGGAAGTTAGAGCActtgtttttagtgtttttttggcctttggttgttttattttcattttggtgtcctatgtgcagatcttcagggcagtgctgagcattccctctgagcagggcaagcacaaagccttttccacgtgcctccctcacctggccgtggtctcTCTGTTCATCAGTACTGCCATATTTGCCTACCTGAAACCTCCCTCCatttcctctccatccctggacCTAGTGGTGGCATTTCTGTACTCAATGGTGCCTCCAGtagtgaaccccctcatctacagcatgaggaatcAGGAGCTCAAGAATGCAGTGAGGAAATTGTTTCCATACTTGCTTCTTTAG